In one Musa acuminata AAA Group cultivar baxijiao chromosome BXJ2-5, Cavendish_Baxijiao_AAA, whole genome shotgun sequence genomic region, the following are encoded:
- the LOC135612776 gene encoding uncharacterized protein LOC135612776 isoform X2 yields the protein MRIRKCANRLLGTTLPACSSSPLPAAPPRSWGTDVPAPAAAAALLCELNRSPWDDLTCLDLVAAYDQEEEDDGGILGSGVKAEVGEVRGIPGNRIKYESAAVACVPKSEARMNWSRKKETAKTRRKKKDDVVEARGGAAATEACSSCKKSDGKGWHCKRRAHHPHSLCNYHLAQLRSYSCSHGHGHGKASGSPKESHGDVGRRKKKTEAAGADSSFYYYYSGFGPWRGKTRGSSSDNGDGCSHPAADEEEVETPMAGEDEEDSEDDDHDNSGRDGNDGRKEGRRSYRRKGRKRMKARSLKSLL from the exons ATGCGGATCCGAAAATGCGCCAACCGGCTGCTGGGGACGACCCTGCCCGCCTGCTCTTCTTCTCCGCTCCCCGCTGCGCCGCCGCGGTCGTGGGGCACCGACGTCCCCGctcccgccgccgctgccgctctccTCTGCGAGCTGAACCGCTCCCCCTGGGATGATCTGACGTGCCTCGATCTCGTAGCTGCTTACGATCAG GAAGAAGAGGATGACGGGGGCATTCTGGGAAGTGGCGTGAAAGCTGAAGTGGGAGAAGTGAGGGGCATTCCGGGAAATCGCATCAAATATGAGTCCGCTGCTGTAGCTTGTGTCCCGAAGAG CGAAGCACGCATGAACTGGTCGCGGAAGAAGGAGACGGCCAAGacgaggagaaagaagaaagacgACGTTGTCGAAGCCAGAGGAGGAGCTGCGGCCACGGAGGCCTGCTCGAGCTGCAAGAAGAGCGACGGCAAAGGTTGGCACTGTAAGCGGCGGGCGCATCACCCACACTCGCTCTGCAACTACCATCTCGCCCAGCTCCGCTCCTACAGCTGCAGCCATGGCCATGGCCATGGCAAGGCCTCAGGGTCACCCAAGGAAAGCCATGGTGACGTCGGCCGTAGGAAGAAGAAGACCGAAGCAGCTGGAGCCGACTCTAGCTTCTACTATTACTACTCCGGCTTCGGTCCCTGGCGAGGAAAGACGAGAGGCAGCAGCAGTGATAACGGCGACGGGTGTAGTCATCCGGCTGCCGATGAGGAGGAGGTCGAGACCCCGATGGCCGGCGAGGATGAGGAGGACAGCGAGGACGATGACCATGATAACAGTGGGAGGGATGGAAATGATGGTAGGAAGGAGGGCAGGAGGAGCTACAGGAGGAaagggaggaagaggatgaaggcGCGGTCTCTCAAGTCTTTGCTTTGA
- the LOC135612776 gene encoding uncharacterized protein LOC135612776 isoform X1 → MRIRKCANRLLGTTLPACSSSPLPAAPPRSWGTDVPAPAAAAALLCELNRSPWDDLTCLDLVAAYDQEEEDDGGILGSGVKAEVGEVRGIPGNRIKYESAAVACVPKSSPDHWEMERNGDVGPHAGKRCFSDSEARMNWSRKKETAKTRRKKKDDVVEARGGAAATEACSSCKKSDGKGWHCKRRAHHPHSLCNYHLAQLRSYSCSHGHGHGKASGSPKESHGDVGRRKKKTEAAGADSSFYYYYSGFGPWRGKTRGSSSDNGDGCSHPAADEEEVETPMAGEDEEDSEDDDHDNSGRDGNDGRKEGRRSYRRKGRKRMKARSLKSLL, encoded by the exons ATGCGGATCCGAAAATGCGCCAACCGGCTGCTGGGGACGACCCTGCCCGCCTGCTCTTCTTCTCCGCTCCCCGCTGCGCCGCCGCGGTCGTGGGGCACCGACGTCCCCGctcccgccgccgctgccgctctccTCTGCGAGCTGAACCGCTCCCCCTGGGATGATCTGACGTGCCTCGATCTCGTAGCTGCTTACGATCAG GAAGAAGAGGATGACGGGGGCATTCTGGGAAGTGGCGTGAAAGCTGAAGTGGGAGAAGTGAGGGGCATTCCGGGAAATCGCATCAAATATGAGTCCGCTGCTGTAGCTTGTGTCCCGAAGAG CTCCCCAGACCATTGGGAAATGGAGCGAAACGGAGACGTAGGTCCTCATGCCGGAAAACGATGCTTTTCTGACAGCGAAGCACGCATGAACTGGTCGCGGAAGAAGGAGACGGCCAAGacgaggagaaagaagaaagacgACGTTGTCGAAGCCAGAGGAGGAGCTGCGGCCACGGAGGCCTGCTCGAGCTGCAAGAAGAGCGACGGCAAAGGTTGGCACTGTAAGCGGCGGGCGCATCACCCACACTCGCTCTGCAACTACCATCTCGCCCAGCTCCGCTCCTACAGCTGCAGCCATGGCCATGGCCATGGCAAGGCCTCAGGGTCACCCAAGGAAAGCCATGGTGACGTCGGCCGTAGGAAGAAGAAGACCGAAGCAGCTGGAGCCGACTCTAGCTTCTACTATTACTACTCCGGCTTCGGTCCCTGGCGAGGAAAGACGAGAGGCAGCAGCAGTGATAACGGCGACGGGTGTAGTCATCCGGCTGCCGATGAGGAGGAGGTCGAGACCCCGATGGCCGGCGAGGATGAGGAGGACAGCGAGGACGATGACCATGATAACAGTGGGAGGGATGGAAATGATGGTAGGAAGGAGGGCAGGAGGAGCTACAGGAGGAaagggaggaagaggatgaaggcGCGGTCTCTCAAGTCTTTGCTTTGA
- the LOC103985745 gene encoding AT-hook motif nuclear-localized protein 20-like yields MSNPWWAGNLGLPRVEPASSGRKKLEDEMQPKGTEPFGSRADDEDDRDNNDDPKEGAVEVGSRRPRGRPPGSKNKPKPPIFITRDSPNALRSHVMEVAAGADVADCIAQFARRRQCGVSVLSGAGAVANVTLRQPAAPGSVVALHGRFEILSLTGTFLPGPAPPGTSGLAVYLAGGQGQVVGGTVVGSLIATGPVMVVAATFATATYERLPLEEEDEAAGANAGLPSSLTGGLPDPSLLNMYSLPPNLMPNGGQLGHDALAWAHARPPPY; encoded by the coding sequence ATGTCGAACCCCTGGTGGGCGGGGAACCTGGGACTTCCCAGAGTTGAACCGGCGTCCTCCGGTCGCAAAAAGCTGGAGGACGAGATGCAGCCCAAGGGAACCGAGCCCTTCGGCTCCCGAGCAGACGACGAGGACGACCGCGACAACAACGACGACCCCAAAGAGGGGGCGGTGGAGGTCGGCAGCcgccgcccccgcgggcgcccccCTGGATCAAAGAACAAGCCGAAGCCGCCGATCTTCATCACCCGCGACAGCCCCAACGCGCTCCGCAGCCACGTGATGGAGGTGGCCGCCGGGGCCGACGTAGCCGACTGCATCGCGCAGTTCGCGCGCCGCCGGCAGTGCGGCGTCAGCGTGCTCAGCGGCGCCGGTGCAGTCGCCAACGTCACGCTCCGCCAGCCCGCCGCACCCGGCTCCGTCGTCGCCCTGCATGGCCGCTTCGAGATCCTGTCGCTCACTGGCACGTTCCTGCCGGGTCCAGCCCCGCCGGGGACCAGCGGCCTGGCCGTCTACCTCGCCGGCGGTCAGGGCCAGGTGGTCGGCGGCACCGTCGTGGGGTCGCTCATCGCGACGGGGCCTGTCATGGTGGTCGCCGCCACGTTCGCCACCGCTACCTACGAGAGGCTGCCACTCGAGGAGGAAGACGAAGCCGCAGGCGCCAACGCCGGATTGCCGAGCTCACTCACGGGTGGGTTGCCCGATCCATCGTTGCTCAACATGTACAGCTTGCCGCCGAATCTAATGCCCAACGGCGGGCAGCTCGGCCACGACGCCCTCGCGTGGGCTCATGCGCGCCCCCCGCCATACTAG